The Arachis duranensis cultivar V14167 chromosome 9, aradu.V14167.gnm2.J7QH, whole genome shotgun sequence genomic sequence TGGAGTTTAGGGGAACAAATTTGATTATCAATGCCTCAatcaacatttaaaaaaaaataattgaaaagaaaagctTTCGAACATGTGTTTACACAGCATTGCCTAACATCATCATAAACAAAATCCAGAACTTAAAAACTTCAATCCTGGGGTTCAGTCTGCATTATGGTACTAGTATGTCAAGATATGTACTGAAAAGAGATTGCCGAAATAGGAAGATGATAGCTTCGTAAAGTGTTGCGATCAGATAAGTTAGATAGAGCACTAGAGAAGCTTGGATTTCTGTGCAGAGGGTCATAGAAATACTAACCAGTAGCCGGTCAATAAGGTCTCTTGCTTCATCAGAAAAATAATCAGGAAATCGAATTTCTCTAGCTATAATTCTTTGGAATATAAGCCATTCACTTGCATCTTTAAAAGGCGAAGTTCCTGAAAGCATCTGGTATAATGTGCATCCAAGTGCCCAGAGGTCATTCCTGTGGTAGTATATTGAGAGAAGTAAAGGGAAAATGTTATTATATCGGGAACTAGCACGGAACAAAAGCCTGATAAGGAAACTCAGTGCGTGCACAAACTTGAAAATTGAATTGTCAAATATAATCTTGATTTACAAATTATTGAACtaagctaaaattaaaaatcaatctaTATGTACAGAAAACTTGCATAAGAAATAATATTATCTTAGCACTGAATAGTAACATGGTCCCTACCCAAAAGTTGCTGGAGAGGAATTAAGAACCTCCGGAGGGACATAAGCAGCGGTTCCCACAAATGTGCAGGCTTTGTCAtctagaaattaaaataaatgaatatcaATTTTAAGTATTTAGTGATATCAATTAATAGAAGTTACAATAAAAGAAACAGACTATATACAAGGATTACTAAAAACATTACTAAGCACTATTCTCAGTATTCTTCGATTACCAGATGCTGCATTTGGAAGGACAGTGATTTTGCTATCCTGCATAGGCTTCACACTCCCAAAATCGGCTATTTTGATATGTCCATCAGCTGTAAGCAATAAATTCTCTGGCTGCAATTAGAGAAACTTAATATTCAGACAAGGACATATATGACAAAGATGTGGTATAAGCATGACTCAGAACTACCTTTATATCCCGATGTATCAATCCTAAATTATGTATGTATTCGAGAGCATCGACAACTTCAGCTGCATAGAACCGTGCCTCATCCTCAGGTAGACGTCCTTTCTGCATTCAGGAACCGAAAAAGCTTGCTAGTAGATATCATGCCGTAACAAAACATCCTGAGTGATACTGACTTGCATACTATGAGTCTATGACtcccaaattttaaataatactgAAATTATAATATTTCTCAAAGGAGAGGCCAAAAAGCCACAGCAACACATATAAGaggttttaagttttaacaacTGCCATGATCCATTGGAAATTTCAGTTGTACAATCATGTAAATTTtcactgaaaacaaaatataatactagtatttaaaaaataaaatgtcctTGTCTATATGATCAACTTCTAACAAAAAAGAAGCAAATTAGGTTACAAGAATTGAACTTATAATAAAGGAATCTTGTTAAGGGGAACAAGGTCATTAGTTTTCAATATGTAGATATTACATCTCATACTCATACTTTCATACTGTAAACTATGGTTAGATAGGGTTAGAATAATACTTTATGAACAAATTTACTATGACAGTTAGTCAATCCAGTCAAATCAGTAGAATGGAAGCTTAAGGCAAAAAATTAGTTTGATATGAGACATCTAAATTAGTTTGATatcatatttatttatcttgaaTCTTGGGAACCCCCAGGGAAAATTTTTCTCTCAATGGAAAACTATAAAGAGCATAATAAAATCAAAGCGCAAGTCATGGTTTAATTGTTTTTGCATCAATACCTAACATAGGAATAAACTCTGTCCTATGGGACCAACACACCTTCAGCAGGTGCCatggaaatttttttaattttctttccaaacaAGATATATACTGCAGCACATTGAACACATGCCTTCAAGTGTTATGTTAGCTTACCCTGATTATTTGATCAAAAAGTTCTCCACCTTCACAGGATTCAAGTGCCATGTCTTCTCGAATGAAAAAGGAACAgagcgaaaaaaaaaaggagataaAATGTCAAATAGCAAATAGGCCACCCTGGCAAACTTGAGGAGAAGAAAGTAGAGAAGAAATCGCAGAGAGGAGTAAGAGAGTGCAAAAGCAAGTACAAAGAGAAAAAGCATCCAGGAATACTCACATAGAGAAAACGTGTCTTGAAATGTGAAATATAGGCGCACAATTCCAGGATGATCCAATTGATCGAGAACTATGCGTTCCAACTTCACGTAGGCTGTTTTGTTCTCTTTAGTAATGAATTTTTTGTCCATGATCTTCATCGCGTACACAGTTCCTGTGTCCTTCTTCTTTGCCCTCACAACCTTTAAACATAACAAGAAAGATGTTTGGATCCTTTACTCCCAGGGGAAAggtctaaagaaaaaaaaaaatcctatatGCTCAAACTATAGAAAATTCAAGTTCCTACAGGGTTAAAAGAATAAGATAAATGTTTTGTTGAAACAACTAGAATTGAAATCTACCACCACAACAAGCCAAAGAAAGTATATGTAAAGTGGGAAAATCAGTTGAGAAagaaaagcaaaggaaagtgTTTATTAAAATGCAGCTCAGGTGCTTCGCCGATTTCCTTCACTTCTAGCAGTGCAACTTAAGTGCCACTCATTAATCACTTCATAAGTAACATCTAGGctccatttatttttttaaagaaaatatgtTGGCACCCAAATCTAAATCTATGAAACTAGTACCCAAAATATAATAGTTTTTGTTGTAGAAGAGCAACTCCAAGCAATCTTCATAACAGGTTTTTCAGCAACCATTCATGTGGGAAGAAGATCGACAGAACATCCAATTAGGAAGGTGAATGAGATGGAAGGTAGACAGGGGTCGAATGGTACAGGAAGACCCAAAAAGACATATATGAGATGGTGAAAgaagatctacatgtaaacagtCTCACTCACTATAGACATAATATAGGATAAAGCTCAATAGCGTTGTTTGATCTATGCAACCAACCCGGATAAAGCTTATTGTTGTATTCATgacaaagcatacaaaaaagAACCTTCCTTATAAATCGAAATTTCCTAATATAGCTACCAAATGGCGTTTCATAAAACAATAACATGTTTATCTATGATCTCTACTGCACAACACCCGTCAACAATTATCCTAAccataaaaaagtaaaaataaaaaacaacgaCAGAAAAATCATAATGCCCCAGCATCATTCATAGGATTCATGCACCCAGCAAAGCACATccagaaaattacaaaaatgataaacaataaataaataaataaaatgcaaaCCGATATCAACCCTTCAGGCAccaaaaaaagaaactaaaaaaatcataattccACGTGCCATACCTTAGAATAAGAGCCAACGCCATAGATCTTGCCCAGTTCAAAGTCCTGAATGGTGTAATTCTCCTGAGGAGCCCTAAAAGCAAAGCTTTTGGATCTCGGTACATTATTCccaccactaccaccaccaTTGGAAGAGGAAGAATTCCCCTGAATCTTCAACTTTGAATCGAAATCCTTCTCCATTTCCAACATTTCTCAGCTGccaaaaaacaatttttttcttttcttttcaaaaaaacgGAAGCTCCCAATCTAACATTCCCATCACATTCTCTCTCTAAAGAAAATAACCTGGGGAGACGTGCGGTCAAACGGAGACCAACCCCGGAACCCCTTTTGGATCAAAAAGAAAAGGGCGAAGCGAATTGCGTGATTACAATGTGAAAGTTTTCAGCTTTAaggtttgtttttgttttccccaATTTGAAAACCCTATGCTTAGAgatagaaagagaaagaaggggaagattAAGGAGGAGGAATGGGAagaattgaagaggaagaggtggCACATCACATGGGGAAGGAATGATGGTGGAGGATCATTCAATTTTCTCTTATGcctttgaattttgattttgatttttctctctcttcagtTCTGTGGCTATTATGGCTAAATCAGGAATGGAAACACCTTTCATGGGAGGAGGTGAAGCTGTTGCATAAATAATGCATATCATTACAAGCTTTTGTGCAATTTCATGCTTTTGTGTCTCTTTCTTGTTTATTTGGAATTTGGAATGTGGATAAAATGAAATGGGTAAAGTTTCTGTTtgctatcttattttattttatttgtatagattatagaatttaattttgatataaacaaaatattttttattattcacgTGATTAATATAAAACATAGTTATTTTTACTCATGTACCGTCACATAATTAAATGTACATGTAAAATTAcagttaataaaattaaattcttatttttatgataatatatttgtttataATTGTAAAATTGTAGAAATctcattaatataaaaaaaaattatatgatttaaaaatggaaataaaagaaaaagaaaaggtaaACTTTAatatgaatttgtttattttttttatcaaaatagaaAAACTCAAACTTGCAATCTCTTAGATGAGTATGAAAAAACtatgttatttaaattataattcataTTAATTTGTTCATTTGCTAAATCATAATGGTTCAACCACATTTAACCATATAGAGTATACTTCATATTTAGCTTGCtatggtttttcttttttagtgtAGAGATATGgttcaatttcatgcaatttattttgtgttaaattaaaattaatgtcgtcaaccaaaaaaataaaataaaattaatgttaaattaaaattaataagagaATAACATTAGATCGTTCATGATGATAACTATTTTAGTTTTGGATGAaactcttttaaaataaaataaaaagttaataaagtgtaaaaatgtaaaaatgagaatctaattatttttaaaaaaatgataatagcCTAATgggggaaaaataaaaaatcaagtgAAATTGagaagacaagaaaaagaaagatccATCTCACCAAATATATTTTTGGAGTAGTGCTTTTCTTATGCTTTCAATCATAATAATATTGGTAAACAATCAATGTAATGCTGTGCATGTGGTTATAGTCTAATAGACTTGGTCCCTATATCtccaaaaaataagaaattaaaaaatatactgAAAAGAATCATGCGAGTAACTACGTAATAATTCATG encodes the following:
- the LOC107466702 gene encoding 3-phosphoinositide-dependent protein kinase 2 isoform X2 produces the protein MLEMEKDFDSKLKIQGNSSSSNGGGSGGNNVPRSKSFAFRAPQENYTIQDFELGKIYGVGSYSKVVRAKKKDTGTVYAMKIMDKKFITKENKTAYVKLERIVLDQLDHPGIVRLYFTFQDTFSLYMALESCEGGELFDQIIRKGRLPEDEARFYAAEVVDALEYIHNLGLIHRDIKPENLLLTADGHIKIADFGSVKPMQDSKITVLPNAASDDKACTFVGTAAYVPPEVLNSSPATFGNDLWALGCTLYQMLSGTSPFKDASEWLIFQRIIAREIRFPDYFSDEARDLIDRLLDLDPRRRPGAGPDGYAALKRHTFFKGVDWSNIRAQTPPKLALEAGSPIVDEAQDAAWSPSHVGDGYAASARQPDGAPSSSEGSVTRLASIDSFDSKWQQFLEPGESVLMISMVKKIQKLTSKKVQLILTNKPKLIYVDPSKLIVKGNIIWSDNPNDLSIQVISPSNFKICTPKKVMSFEDAKQRAHQWKKAIEGLQNR
- the LOC107466702 gene encoding 3-phosphoinositide-dependent protein kinase 2 isoform X1, whose protein sequence is MLEMEKDFDSKLKIQGNSSSSNGGGSGGNNVPRSKSFAFRAPQENYTIQDFELGKIYGVGSYSKVVRAKKKDTGTVYAMKIMDKKFITKENKTAYVKLERIVLDQLDHPGIVRLYFTFQDTFSLYMALESCEGGELFDQIIRKGRLPEDEARFYAAEVVDALEYIHNLGLIHRDIKPENLLLTADGHIKIADFGSVKPMQDSKITVLPNAASDDKACTFVGTAAYVPPEVLNSSPATFGNDLWALGCTLYQMLSGTSPFKDASEWLIFQRIIAREIRFPDYFSDEARDLIDRLLDLDPRRRPGAGPDGYAALKRHTFFKGVDWSNIRAQTPPKLALEAGIQSPIVDEAQDAAWSPSHVGDGYAASARQPDGAPSSSEGSVTRLASIDSFDSKWQQFLEPGESVLMISMVKKIQKLTSKKVQLILTNKPKLIYVDPSKLIVKGNIIWSDNPNDLSIQVISPSNFKICTPKKVMSFEDAKQRAHQWKKAIEGLQNR